In a single window of the Rhineura floridana isolate rRhiFlo1 chromosome 3, rRhiFlo1.hap2, whole genome shotgun sequence genome:
- the LOC133379314 gene encoding olfactory receptor 1E16-like has protein sequence MEKEPENETDFAGFILQGLSSSPDFQGLLFSTFLSMYFLALLGNLLIFLLIITNTRLFHAPMYFFLSHLSLADLGTISTTVPKMLQTLISQTHTYGGCLAQLYFFVVFCTTDNFLLASMAYDRYVAICYPLRYTTIMSYKCCLLLAAGSWLLGHIHSLLYVLVVSSFSFCGSGKIPHYFCDLHPLLKLSCSDTSAVEMLLVGEGTTALLGPLLLILLSYVFIVSKVLKVPSSSRKYKAFSTCSAHLTTVALFYGTLIGTYIRPSSTYSGSRLKVASILYTVVTPMLNPFIYCLRNGEMQRAARRFLKVWFLKRRSLEDL, from the coding sequence atggaaaaggagccagagaatGAAACTGACTTTGCTGGATTCATCCTCCAGGGTCTCTCCTCCTCTCCAGACTTCCAGGGACTCCTCTTCTCCACCTTCCTTTCTATGTACTTCCTTGCCCTGCTGGGGAACCTCTTGATCTTCTTGCTGATCATCACCAACACCAGACTGTTCCATGCCCCTATGTACTTCTTCCTCAGTCACCTGTCATTGGCTGATTTGGGAACCATCTCCACCACAGTGCCTAAAATGCTACAGACCTTGATATCGCAGACACACACCTATGGTGGCTGCCTGGCCCAGCTGTATTTCTTTGTGGTCTTTTGCACCACTGATAACTTCCTCTTGGCCTCCATGGCGTATGATCGCTATGTGGCCATCTGCTACCCTCTACGTTACACTACAATCATGAGCTACAAGTGTTGTCTGCTGTTGGCTGCTGGGTCTTGGTTGCTGGGTCACATTCACAGCTTGTTGTATGTATTGGTAGTATCTAGTTTTTCCTTCTGTGGCTCTGGGAAGATCCCCCATTACTTTTGTGACCTTCATCCTTTACTCAAGCTCTCCTGCTCAGACACCTCAGCTGTGGAAATGCTGCTTGTTGGTGAAGGTACCACAGCTCTTCTTGGACCCCTCCTACTCATCCTCCTCTCCTATGTCTTCATTGTATCCAAGGTTTTGAAGGTCCCATCAAGTTCTAGGAAGTACAAGGCCTTCTCGACATGCAGTGCGCACCTCACCACAGTGGCCTTGTTCTATGGCACTCTGATAGGCACCTACATCCGCCCATCGTCCACCTACTCTGGCTCCAGATTGAAAGTAGCATCTATACTCTACACTGTGGTCACTCCTATGCTCAATCCTTTCATATACTGCCTGAGGAACGGTGAGATGCAAAGGGCCGCAAGGAGGTTCCTGAAGGTTTGGTTTCTGAAGAGAAGAAGCTTGGAGGACCTGTGA
- the LOC133379313 gene encoding LOW QUALITY PROTEIN: olfactory receptor 1D2-like (The sequence of the model RefSeq protein was modified relative to this genomic sequence to represent the inferred CDS: inserted 1 base in 1 codon; substituted 1 base at 1 genomic stop codon) — translation MEKEQENETSFTGFTLLGLSSSPEFRGLLFLIFLCMYLLSLVGNLLIILMIFCNSCLFYAPMYFFLSHLSLADIGFSSNAVPKMLQILVSRSNTISYSXCLTQMYFFVVFCTTDNFLLASMAYDRYVAICCPLHYTTIMSYKRCLLLAAGSWLLSFFQGLLYVFTVSKLSFCGSQEILHFFCDIYPLLKLSCSDTSSAETLLMIEGTATMIGPLLLILLSYIFIVAKVWKVPSTSRKYKAFSTCSAHLTTVALFYGTLIGTYIRPSSTYSGSRLKVASILYTVVTPMLNPFIYSLRNGEMHGAMRRLLKIWFQRGRGIGDMRXSQN, via the exons ATGGAAAAGGAGCAAGAAAATGAAACCAGCTTCACTGGATTCACCCTCCTGGGTCTCTCTTCCTCACCAGAGTTCCGGGGACTCCTCTTCCTCATTTTCCTCTGTATGTATCTACTTAgccttgtggggaaccttttgatcATCTTGATGATCTTCTGCAACAGCTGTCTGTTCTATGCCCCCATGTACTTCTTCCTCAGCCACCTGTCCTTAGCTGACATAGGATTTAGCTCCAACGCTGTGCCCAAGATGCTACAGATCCTGGTGTCCCGGTCGAACACCATATCCTACA GGTGCTTGACTCAGATGTATTTCTTTGTGGTCTTTTGTACCACTGATAACTTCCTCCTCGCCTCCATGGCATATGACCGTTACGTGGCCATCTGCTGTCCTCTACACTACACTACAATCATGAGCTACAAGCGCTGTCTGCTGTTGGCTGCTGGGTCATGGCTCCTGTCTTTTTTCCAGGGCCTACTGTATGTATTTACAGTATCTAAATTGTCCTTTTGTGGCTCCCAGGAAATCCTCCATTTCTTCTGCGACATCTACCCGTTACTTAAGCTCTCATGCTCAGACACCTCATCTGCTGAAACATTGCTCATGATTGAAGGTACTGCAACCATGATTGGACCCCTCCTGCTTATCCTCCTCTCTTACATCTTCATTGTAGCCAAGGTTTGGAAGGTCCCTTCAACTTCCAGGAAGTACAAGGCCTTCTCCACGTGCAGCGCCCACCTCACCACAGTGGCCTTGTTCTATGGCACTCTGATAGGCACCTACATCCGCCCATCGTCCACCTACTCTGGCTCCAGATTGAAAGTAGCATCTATACTCTACACTGTGGTCACTCCTATGCTCAATCCTTTCATATATAGCTTGAGGAATGGTGAGATGCATGGGGCAATGAGGAGGCTACTGAAGATTTGGTTTCAGAGGGGGAGAGGCATAGGGGATATGAGATGATCACAGAATTAG
- the LOC133382057 gene encoding olfactory receptor 1361-like: MPSKNHTSNPEMVLLGISALPEHQSLLFLLFLFVYLLTLLGNLLIILLICFDDHLHHTPMYFFLSHLSLADAIFASTTVPKILSDLLSQTKTISFNGCLIQMYFFLTFGNIDNFILACMAYDRYVAICHPLHYTTVMSHKCCLLLASGSWIISTLHSLLYTLLVSHLSFCASWEIPYLFCDVYPLLELSCSDTRLIKILAQTEGVVDILGPFVLILISYIHIFCAIMKIPSTTRKWKTFSTCGSHLAVVVLFYGTISCLYFQPASAYSAQKGTIASLLYAVVIPMLNPFIYSLRNHNIKASVLRLLGKIRDVLRKNQEEA; this comes from the coding sequence ATGCCAAGCAAGAACCATACAAGCAACCCTGAAATGGTCCTTTTGGGTATCTCTGCCCTACCTGAACACCAAAGTCTCCTCTTCTTGCTTTTTCTCTTTGTCTACCTGTTGACCCTACTAGGAAACCTTCTGATCATCCTGCTTATCTGCTTTGATGACCACCTCCATCACACTCCAATGTACTTCTTCCTCAGCCACCTCTCTCTGGCGGATGCCATTTTTGCTTCCACCACTGTTCCCAAGATACTGTCAGATTTGTTGTCGCAAACCAAGACCATCTCCTTCAATGGGTGCTTGATCCAGATGTATTTCTTCTTGACATTTGGCAACATTGATAACTTCATCCTGGCCTGCATGGCTTATGACCGCTATGTGGCCATCTGTCACCCACTGCACTACACCACTGTGATGAGCCACAAGTGCTGCCTCTTACTGGCATCCGGGTCCTGGATCATTTCCACTCTCCACTCCTTGCTCTACACGCTTCTGGTATCACACCTTTCTTTCTGCGCCTCTTGGGAGATCCCCTATCTCTTCTGTGATGTCTATCCTCTTTTGGAGCTGTCCTGCTCTGACACAAGGCTCATAAAGATTCTGGCACAGACAGAGGGTGTGGTGGATATTCTAGGACCCTTTGTTCTCATCCTCATCTCCTACATCCATATATTCTGTGCTATCATGAAAATCCCATCCACTACTAGGAAGTGGAAAACCTTCTCCACCTGCGGCTCCCATTTGGCTGTAGTGGTCTTATTCTACGGCACCATCAGCTGCCTCTATTTCCAGCCTGCCTCTGCTTACTCAGCCCAGAAAGGCACCATCGCATCTCTCCTGTATGCAGTGGTCATACCTATGCTGAACCCCTTCATTTATAGCCTGAGGAACCACAACATAAAAGCATCTGTGTTGAGACTTCTTGGCAAGATCAGAGATGTTCTGAGGAAGAACCAAGAAGAGGCATAA